A single region of the Thermococcus sp. Bubb.Bath genome encodes:
- a CDS encoding carboxypeptidase-like regulatory domain-containing protein gives MTFNVIATYNGHQVGSDTYTVTPQDWSADFEYYFDRDPVYAWIDNGVDVQAYSEPGVPVNVTVTQNGAVLAADENEVHVPIPAQAPGTVTYNVTLTYRGHVVGGGEITFDVQSWSLYFSTYPELEQGKTVNFTVHVTTTRQWWDSDPVTVKLVLPDNTVKTGEGFISGVGDNQEGTVVIENVTPSQSGVAKVIVVDELSGKEFTQLVPVYPAEHRIDVSVKTSGTVYRFLDNSMNVSIDYHYAVSGHANVTILNSDGNVIYSGIVSVVDGYATIDNIDFTAADMGNILVEVKSIENPEWTGYATVPVEDWQVNFNWNVPSEAYQYVPTSGSVSVSTVPSEQVTLVIKENGNVIYNSTSNAASFTIPTDSTGNVTYTACIFYNGHKIAMESKTLTVLPWNVTITPSRTWAYKYVPTEINFTVKPNVTAVNPHDLVVKVDGNVTDSINVELTGNETHTVEVYYNGHLIKSQTFTITMKNWHVNLTWSLASGRGYLYQYVPEEVTIQAIPVNASGDRLPFNITLNITYIDQNLSVINVAGTNSVTIPVEDDTPGAGVDIFVDAYYGTHPMVTLEDIHIPTHTWSIDVVPEVVSSAYTSSGYLWAGVPADVVFKVVTYDNVTGEQVSLPLNIPITVTYDGNNYIGNNTVTVAVDNPMLPSESFYVTAAYQDISYAGVNPITVPVKDWGVYVNAYPGKLYKNLPQNLTLIVGYSAGINDVATVTVENGNKTNTTQVNIVPVGSNSAIGVVDLGQITPTGDYVKVKVDTGYCKSTLLKIPVINWSIAVIPKVTFVYTNVSTDITVDVHYSDSMLDGQAIVFLQLPNGTVLTQQATITDGQGSATFTGVVSDMAGNITVYAADVASGEMSPEETIPVHDWHMEMSLSPTEWYTYMPQDYTVNVTYIDDVTGGIAKISGTDTVEYNLTGVVGTDAITVTDGQGSITLENLTTENAGNATFAVIDNAHGKSVEENAIIHGWKVVVTYPEKLYAAPGYKNPIQVGFKYIADNNETVPYTGNTTIIIHLPGNITFTANVNASPVDFGTVELNQTGVGNITVYANDYPAISGPVPNNITVENLLTLNVTTKKLYAGVPSTVVAKITYNGGDYHNLNVYIANATGQRLTNLAPCKNGTIWTANVTLPAGNYTVVAYDTVYNVTMTDTFHVAPWHIVVESTKKSIPFGALIPTNVTVYAIDDETNSVAMINGTVQLTPLFSNTTIVPSEVYGVKGVRMVNGVAMLENLKLFAPIIGNYTITATLYGKSNTTIVDVVPPQGFTGLTYVYVKNVFYEGTTRVPNETVALYWSIDGSVYFPVYSYEISNSGIPTNPRLVTFNPTENELTVLSIPVVKSLSLYMIAVPESIAKDHLAITEHVVKNLTGTWTSPVKVSYDYNVTVNGTTINVLANVSKTIRTTTSSYRLPAPGVYVIPSSPATLTLWAVPFTPYIVNTTEETISAENSTSYTFTFTPTKYIELTKLTDMSIQPAQNGKYFEFEARLYMKYLNISGQFDEQFQTFEQNVQSMVDSLPYLSENDKEALAQEIIADAQGYKSNITGAYSSSPTPISGEEVQFHIDNPAIAYLEPANGTTDENGTVTFRVYSAAPAGATPDKLINYMGDVTVWATYDNMTTESYTVSFGGVGSISGDVVGPNNNLLPGAVVELQKKEGNEWVTATDYAGNELKTTADGKGHYSFGNVPATLNGTEYRVVATYGDGTGYADTVVYPFKTSTADVVVTSQVKPTGLAAFVSDAHTHNVKIVTGNNPLHTADYQAMSFLMTLIGVQPAYTDNEINISTLTANDMIIAVGGPLVNSITAYYQNFGEAKMVTNDNGSISIVVGNETVANWTAPTPWWNVTEGYWIIQKVVDPNTNATIYMIYGTDADSTWAASYYFSQHFAELQGKNYVVGYWKDTDHMIYSPAFLKFSSEDTTGFSPTDDIGVVVEG, from the coding sequence ATGACCTTCAACGTTATCGCAACCTACAATGGTCACCAGGTTGGAAGCGACACTTACACGGTTACACCACAAGACTGGAGCGCTGACTTCGAGTACTACTTTGACAGGGATCCAGTGTACGCCTGGATCGACAACGGAGTGGATGTGCAGGCATACAGTGAACCGGGTGTACCAGTTAACGTTACAGTCACGCAGAACGGTGCAGTACTCGCTGCTGACGAGAATGAAGTTCACGTGCCCATTCCAGCCCAGGCTCCCGGTACCGTGACTTACAATGTGACCCTTACTTACAGGGGACACGTTGTTGGCGGCGGCGAGATAACCTTCGATGTTCAGTCATGGAGCCTCTACTTCAGCACGTACCCAGAGCTCGAGCAGGGCAAGACTGTCAACTTCACCGTCCACGTCACGACCACGAGGCAGTGGTGGGACAGTGACCCAGTTACCGTCAAGCTCGTCCTCCCGGACAACACTGTGAAAACTGGCGAGGGCTTCATTAGCGGCGTGGGCGACAACCAGGAAGGCACTGTGGTCATTGAGAACGTTACTCCATCCCAGAGCGGTGTTGCCAAGGTCATAGTCGTTGACGAACTCTCAGGCAAGGAGTTCACCCAGCTGGTTCCGGTTTACCCGGCCGAGCACAGGATTGACGTGAGCGTCAAGACAAGCGGTACTGTCTACAGGTTCCTTGACAACAGCATGAACGTTAGCATTGACTACCACTACGCGGTTAGCGGACACGCCAACGTGACAATACTCAACTCGGACGGCAATGTGATCTACAGCGGCATTGTGAGCGTTGTCGACGGTTACGCTACGATTGATAACATCGACTTCACCGCTGCGGACATGGGCAACATCCTCGTTGAAGTCAAGAGCATTGAGAACCCAGAGTGGACTGGCTACGCCACTGTCCCGGTTGAGGACTGGCAGGTCAACTTCAACTGGAATGTTCCTAGCGAGGCTTACCAGTACGTGCCGACCAGCGGTAGCGTCAGTGTGAGCACGGTTCCGAGCGAGCAGGTTACCCTCGTCATAAAGGAGAACGGAAACGTGATCTACAACAGCACGTCAAACGCCGCTTCCTTCACGATCCCGACTGACAGCACTGGTAACGTAACCTACACCGCATGCATCTTCTACAACGGGCACAAGATAGCCATGGAGAGCAAGACCCTCACAGTCCTCCCGTGGAACGTCACTATTACTCCGTCACGGACTTGGGCTTACAAGTACGTGCCGACTGAGATTAACTTCACGGTTAAACCGAATGTGACTGCCGTTAACCCGCACGACCTTGTTGTCAAGGTTGACGGCAACGTTACTGACAGCATTAACGTTGAGCTCACCGGCAACGAGACTCACACTGTGGAAGTCTACTACAACGGTCACCTCATCAAGAGCCAGACCTTTACCATAACTATGAAGAACTGGCACGTCAACCTCACATGGAGCCTCGCATCAGGCAGGGGCTACCTCTACCAGTACGTGCCGGAGGAGGTCACTATTCAGGCGATCCCGGTCAACGCCAGTGGCGACAGGCTTCCGTTCAACATCACCCTCAACATAACTTACATAGACCAGAACCTCAGCGTCATAAATGTAGCTGGTACCAATAGCGTCACCATACCCGTTGAGGACGACACTCCCGGTGCAGGGGTGGACATCTTTGTCGACGCCTACTATGGCACGCACCCGATGGTTACACTCGAAGATATCCATATCCCGACCCACACCTGGAGCATTGACGTGGTTCCGGAGGTTGTTTCCAGCGCTTACACTTCAAGTGGCTACCTCTGGGCAGGAGTCCCGGCTGACGTCGTCTTCAAGGTTGTTACCTACGACAATGTCACCGGTGAACAGGTTAGCCTGCCGCTCAACATTCCGATAACGGTTACATACGACGGCAACAACTACATCGGAAACAACACCGTCACGGTAGCTGTTGATAACCCGATGCTTCCGAGTGAGAGCTTTTATGTTACCGCCGCGTACCAGGACATCTCATACGCCGGTGTCAACCCAATAACCGTCCCGGTTAAGGACTGGGGCGTCTACGTCAACGCTTACCCAGGCAAGCTCTACAAGAACCTCCCGCAGAACCTCACCCTCATAGTCGGTTACAGCGCGGGAATCAACGACGTCGCCACCGTGACCGTTGAGAACGGGAACAAAACCAACACCACCCAGGTCAACATCGTCCCGGTCGGTAGCAACAGCGCCATCGGTGTCGTTGACCTCGGTCAGATCACCCCAACTGGAGACTACGTGAAGGTCAAGGTTGACACTGGATACTGCAAGAGCACCCTCCTCAAGATACCGGTCATCAACTGGAGCATTGCCGTTATACCGAAGGTCACCTTCGTCTACACCAACGTCTCGACCGACATAACAGTTGACGTCCACTACAGCGACAGCATGCTTGACGGTCAGGCCATCGTGTTCCTCCAGCTTCCGAACGGAACCGTCCTTACCCAGCAGGCTACCATCACCGACGGACAGGGCAGCGCCACGTTCACGGGCGTTGTCTCCGACATGGCCGGAAACATCACAGTCTACGCGGCCGACGTGGCCTCCGGTGAGATGAGCCCCGAGGAGACCATCCCGGTGCACGACTGGCACATGGAGATGTCCCTCAGCCCGACCGAGTGGTACACCTACATGCCGCAGGACTACACCGTTAACGTCACCTACATCGATGACGTCACCGGCGGAATCGCTAAGATAAGCGGAACCGACACCGTGGAGTACAACCTCACCGGCGTCGTTGGCACCGATGCGATTACCGTTACCGACGGACAGGGAAGCATTACCCTTGAGAACCTGACAACTGAGAACGCTGGAAACGCAACCTTCGCAGTCATCGACAATGCCCACGGCAAGAGCGTGGAGGAGAACGCAATAATCCACGGCTGGAAGGTCGTCGTTACCTATCCAGAGAAGCTATACGCTGCACCAGGTTACAAGAACCCAATTCAGGTTGGATTCAAGTACATCGCCGACAACAACGAGACCGTTCCTTACACCGGCAACACCACAATAATAATCCACCTCCCAGGTAACATCACCTTTACCGCCAACGTCAACGCCAGCCCGGTTGACTTCGGCACCGTCGAGCTCAACCAGACCGGTGTTGGAAACATCACCGTCTACGCCAACGACTACCCGGCCATTAGCGGGCCCGTGCCCAATAACATAACCGTTGAGAACCTCCTTACGCTCAACGTAACCACTAAGAAACTCTATGCGGGAGTCCCAAGCACCGTAGTTGCCAAGATAACCTACAACGGTGGAGACTACCACAACCTCAACGTCTACATCGCCAACGCTACTGGTCAGAGACTGACTAACCTGGCTCCCTGCAAGAATGGAACTATCTGGACCGCTAATGTCACCCTCCCGGCTGGGAACTACACGGTCGTTGCTTACGATACTGTATACAACGTTACCATGACCGACACGTTCCATGTTGCACCGTGGCACATTGTTGTAGAGTCTACCAAGAAATCAATACCGTTCGGTGCACTAATTCCAACAAATGTTACGGTCTATGCCATCGACGACGAGACAAACAGCGTAGCTATGATAAACGGTACCGTCCAGCTGACCCCACTGTTCAGCAACACAACCATAGTCCCGAGCGAGGTCTACGGAGTTAAGGGGGTCAGAATGGTCAATGGAGTTGCCATGTTGGAGAACCTCAAGCTCTTCGCGCCGATCATAGGCAACTACACGATAACTGCAACGCTCTACGGAAAGAGCAACACCACAATTGTGGACGTCGTGCCTCCACAGGGATTCACAGGCCTAACCTATGTCTACGTCAAGAACGTGTTCTACGAGGGCACCACACGTGTTCCAAACGAGACAGTGGCACTGTACTGGTCAATAGACGGCTCTGTGTACTTCCCGGTTTACTCCTATGAGATCAGCAACAGCGGTATCCCGACCAACCCACGCTTGGTTACATTCAACCCAACTGAGAACGAGCTCACAGTACTCTCAATACCAGTCGTTAAGAGCCTCTCGCTGTACATGATAGCAGTCCCAGAGTCAATCGCAAAGGATCACCTTGCCATCACTGAGCATGTGGTTAAGAACCTCACCGGAACTTGGACGTCCCCGGTAAAAGTCAGCTACGACTATAACGTGACCGTTAATGGAACTACTATTAACGTCCTTGCTAATGTCTCTAAGACGATAAGGACAACCACATCCAGCTACAGGCTCCCGGCTCCGGGTGTCTACGTTATCCCGTCCAGTCCGGCTACCCTCACTCTGTGGGCAGTTCCATTCACCCCGTACATAGTCAACACGACAGAAGAGACTATCTCCGCCGAGAACAGCACCTCATACACCTTCACCTTCACTCCGACTAAGTACATAGAGCTCACCAAGCTCACCGACATGAGCATCCAGCCGGCCCAGAACGGCAAGTACTTCGAGTTCGAGGCCAGGCTCTACATGAAGTACCTCAACATCAGCGGGCAGTTCGACGAGCAGTTCCAGACCTTCGAGCAGAACGTTCAGAGTATGGTGGACAGCCTGCCGTACCTCAGTGAGAACGATAAGGAGGCCCTGGCTCAGGAGATAATAGCCGATGCCCAGGGCTACAAGAGCAACATTACTGGAGCTTACTCCAGCAGCCCGACTCCAATAAGCGGTGAGGAGGTACAGTTCCACATTGACAACCCGGCCATAGCGTACCTCGAACCGGCTAACGGCACCACCGACGAGAACGGTACAGTTACGTTCAGAGTCTACTCGGCCGCTCCCGCTGGGGCCACCCCTGATAAGCTCATAAACTACATGGGTGACGTCACGGTTTGGGCTACCTACGACAATATGACCACCGAGAGCTACACCGTCTCCTTCGGAGGAGTTGGCAGCATCTCCGGTGACGTTGTTGGCCCGAACAACAACCTCCTGCCGGGTGCAGTCGTCGAGCTCCAGAAGAAGGAGGGTAACGAGTGGGTCACCGCCACAGACTACGCTGGAAACGAGCTCAAGACCACGGCGGACGGAAAAGGCCACTACTCATTCGGCAACGTCCCAGCTACCCTCAACGGCACTGAGTACAGGGTAGTTGCCACCTACGGCGACGGCACCGGCTATGCTGACACAGTGGTCTACCCGTTCAAGACCAGCACCGCCGATGTTGTTGTGACCAGCCAGGTCAAACCCACAGGGCTTGCAGCTTTCGTCAGCGATGCCCATACCCACAACGTGAAGATCGTCACCGGAAACAACCCGCTCCACACGGCAGACTATCAGGCAATGTCGTTCCTCATGACGTTAATCGGAGTCCAGCCAGCTTACACCGACAACGAGATAAACATCAGCACCCTCACCGCCAACGATATGATCATTGCAGTTGGTGGGCCTCTCGTTAACAGCATAACCGCTTACTACCAGAACTTCGGAGAGGCCAAGATGGTCACCAACGACAACGGCTCAATCAGCATAGTCGTCGGCAACGAGACCGTGGCCAACTGGACCGCTCCAACTCCATGGTGGAACGTCACAGAGGGCTACTGGATTATCCAGAAGGTCGTTGATCCGAACACCAACGCCACCATCTACATGATCTACGGTACCGATGCCGACAGCACCTGGGCAGCATCCTACTACTTCAGCCAGCACTTCGCCGAGCTCCAGGGCAAGAACTACGTCG